One window of Alkaliphilus metalliredigens QYMF genomic DNA carries:
- a CDS encoding IS1182 family transposase produces MMGKNSGQIDVFNHMIFEKLIPKDHLLVKINSIIDFSFVYEQLREKYSHLGRGSKDPVMMVKIFLLEYIYNLSDVEVVRRIGTDIAFRWFLGLGIDDSVPDDTTISHFRINRLTEKDFEAFFNEIVRKCIEKDLVRTNRYMIDTTDVAANVNYPSDKKLIGNAYKKVIKEIQKFNEDLAKQELDKFEEEIEREYQLSEKVHAKKHFNIAHKHLEYLYLKTYDELNNNAKYHEAFSLCYDLVDQYINNKKDKIVSVVDPDARVAHKSPGNIKRGYKDHIIVDEDSEIILASVQTPFNTGDEKKLKELIEKVESNLEIKPDEISADKVYGTTDNRAYLKDNEITSNIAFYKESSRESNFFELKDFNISEDLKTVTCPKGVTTENFRVKHHKGHNKKFKEFQFNKESCDKCPLRDQCLYKLKNGRVQSRGRKLDVPLRYDAILHDMKRVKTEEFEKASSNRFKVERRFATMVRNHGLRRCRYVKLGGAKIHITMANIACNIIRMVNIIYPPNVSVC; encoded by the coding sequence ATGATGGGGAAAAATAGTGGCCAAATTGATGTGTTTAATCATATGATATTTGAAAAGCTAATACCTAAAGATCATTTATTGGTGAAGATAAACTCTATCATTGATTTTTCCTTTGTATATGAGCAGTTGCGGGAAAAATATAGCCATTTAGGAAGAGGATCTAAAGACCCTGTTATGATGGTAAAAATATTTCTGCTAGAGTATATATATAACCTATCCGATGTAGAAGTAGTCAGAAGAATTGGGACAGATATTGCCTTTCGTTGGTTTTTAGGATTAGGTATAGATGACTCCGTGCCCGATGATACCACCATCAGCCATTTTAGGATCAACCGTCTTACTGAAAAAGATTTCGAAGCATTCTTTAATGAAATCGTTAGAAAATGTATTGAAAAAGATTTAGTGAGAACAAATCGCTACATGATAGATACAACAGATGTGGCTGCCAATGTTAATTATCCTTCAGATAAAAAACTCATAGGAAATGCCTATAAAAAAGTCATAAAAGAAATACAGAAATTCAATGAAGACTTGGCAAAACAAGAATTAGATAAATTCGAAGAAGAAATTGAAAGAGAATATCAGCTAAGCGAGAAAGTACATGCCAAAAAGCATTTTAATATAGCTCATAAGCATTTAGAATATCTGTACTTGAAGACATACGATGAGCTTAATAATAATGCAAAATACCATGAAGCCTTTAGCCTTTGCTATGACCTTGTTGATCAGTACATCAACAATAAAAAAGATAAGATTGTTAGTGTTGTGGACCCAGATGCTCGAGTTGCCCACAAGTCTCCAGGTAATATTAAAAGAGGATACAAAGATCATATTATAGTGGATGAAGATAGTGAGATTATCCTTGCATCTGTCCAAACCCCATTTAATACTGGGGATGAAAAAAAGCTTAAGGAATTAATAGAAAAAGTGGAATCGAATTTAGAAATAAAGCCAGATGAGATTTCAGCGGACAAGGTATATGGTACTACAGACAATCGAGCTTATCTAAAAGATAATGAAATTACTTCAAATATTGCATTTTACAAAGAGTCTAGTAGAGAAAGTAATTTCTTTGAGTTAAAAGATTTCAACATATCAGAGGATTTAAAAACTGTTACATGTCCAAAAGGTGTAACTACAGAAAACTTCAGAGTAAAACATCATAAAGGACATAATAAAAAGTTTAAGGAATTTCAATTTAATAAAGAATCCTGTGATAAGTGTCCATTAAGAGATCAATGCTTATATAAATTGAAAAATGGCAGAGTGCAGAGCAGAGGAAGAAAACTAGATGTTCCTCTTAGGTATGATGCGATTTTACATGATATGAAAAGAGTAAAAACAGAAGAATTCGAAAAAGCCAGCAGCAACCGTTTCAAAGTAGAAAGACGATTTGCCACCATGGTCAGAAATCATGGATTAAGAAGATGTCGGTATGTAAAGCTTGGCGGGGCAAAGATACATATTACCATGGCAAATATCGCATGCAATATAATTAGGATGGTGAATATAATTTACCCTCCCAATGTTTCGGTGTGTTAA
- a CDS encoding ABC transporter permease, giving the protein MVGRHAPLTAALAVVLGSGMILTLITALGLIGFGFSMAGSLALGLVVGSAVGISASMAAVAAQLTENASVASISAFGPFYCLHFVRGISNMGGESLAWLGWLVPNGWLENVRPFASERWWIFGLVAIWVFVLLKLAFKLSAIRDLGAGMIPVGNGPAIAPSGLRSPMGLAWRLQRRMLFFWIGLVTFISLPTGLVGPKGLQEYAQGEWIQEYAATLNVASPADAFFTYLLFVMVFPIAMYAIMATLRMRSDEVDGSAEMILTTAVNRWQWAASHLTFGLVAPVILLIIMGLSFGIGSGIQSGDLSGDLTRMLTLTTSLIPAVWVIVGITMAAIGLFGRGSTVVGWTSLAVGIVTEIVVKMGLLPEWLFLTLSPFPHVNPYYQPTATTLLVLTFLSAILISTGFYGLRRRDLTN; this is encoded by the coding sequence GTGGTTGGTCGACATGCCCCTCTCACTGCCGCTTTAGCCGTTGTCCTTGGTTCTGGTATGATCCTGACGTTGATTACAGCCCTTGGATTGATTGGATTTGGATTTTCCATGGCTGGATCCTTGGCCCTAGGTTTGGTTGTCGGATCAGCTGTTGGGATCTCAGCTTCAATGGCGGCAGTTGCTGCACAGCTGACAGAGAACGCAAGCGTGGCTAGTATAAGTGCTTTTGGACCTTTCTATTGTCTTCACTTCGTACGAGGTATCAGCAACATGGGAGGTGAGTCCTTAGCATGGCTAGGATGGCTTGTTCCCAATGGCTGGCTTGAGAATGTACGACCCTTCGCCAGTGAGCGTTGGTGGATATTCGGCTTAGTTGCAATATGGGTATTTGTTCTACTTAAGCTTGCCTTTAAGCTCTCAGCTATCCGAGACCTCGGTGCAGGAATGATCCCCGTGGGAAACGGTCCAGCCATTGCCCCATCGGGGTTGCGAAGCCCCATGGGTTTGGCATGGCGGTTGCAACGCCGTATGCTGTTCTTTTGGATCGGTTTAGTTACATTCATCTCACTTCCCACTGGCCTTGTGGGTCCAAAGGGACTGCAGGAGTATGCCCAAGGTGAATGGATACAGGAATATGCCGCTACCTTAAATGTTGCGAGTCCAGCTGATGCCTTTTTCACTTATTTGCTATTCGTCATGGTTTTTCCCATCGCAATGTATGCCATCATGGCTACATTACGTATGCGTTCAGATGAAGTGGATGGTAGCGCCGAGATGATCCTGACAACAGCAGTGAATCGATGGCAGTGGGCCGCTAGTCACTTGACTTTTGGACTTGTTGCACCAGTGATTTTATTGATCATTATGGGCCTAAGTTTTGGAATTGGAAGTGGCATTCAAAGCGGTGACCTCAGTGGTGACCTGACACGAATGCTGACGCTAACCACCTCTCTAATACCTGCAGTCTGGGTGATTGTGGGAATTACCATGGCTGCCATTGGGCTGTTTGGGCGCGGTAGCACTGTAGTTGGCTGGACTTCCCTTGCTGTGGGCATCGTAACTGAGATCGTAGTGAAGATGGGTTTATTACCAGAATGGTTATTTCTTACACTCTCACCTTTCCCTCACGTGAATCCTTACTATCAGCCTACTGCCACTACCCTTTTGGTCCTCACATTCTTGTCAGCTATTCTAATCAGTACAGGATTTTACGGACTACGGCGTCGTGATTTGACCAATTAA